From a single Nostoc flagelliforme CCNUN1 genomic region:
- a CDS encoding DUF1392 family protein has product MLVSLLERVYVKSAKAFGYCCGVEWSHEAIVARSNMRPERMQKLKVAGNSGQNPAFDFLHECWDDPALVIVIKKLLGKYPQWGIACVDGMLVDWNR; this is encoded by the coding sequence TTGCTAGTCAGTCTGTTGGAGCGGGTCTATGTTAAGTCTGCCAAAGCTTTCGGTTATTGCTGCGGTGTCGAATGGTCACATGAGGCGATTGTAGCGAGGTCAAATATGCGACCTGAGCGGATGCAAAAACTGAAAGTTGCGGGAAATTCGGGGCAGAATCCAGCCTTTGATTTCTTACACGAGTGCTGGGATGATCCGGCGCTGGTGATAGTAATCAAGAAACTGCTGGGGAAGTATCCCCAGTGGGGGATTGCTTGTGTTGATGGGATGCTGGTTGATTGGAATCGGTAG
- a CDS encoding DNA cytosine methyltransferase — MNGLGDASYPSTSQGRSPLIPFCDPTSQIIKAATLGKFADIWLPDGTVKSLSIEGAAKLQGFPDWYKFPNETATAGSIIGYSVPPSFATQLFMSAQSPVESCNCMTNRWTKLRTVLVHLPALG, encoded by the coding sequence TTGAACGGGTTGGGGGACGCAAGTTACCCAAGTACAAGCCAGGGTCGCAGCCCGCTAATACCATTCTGCGATCCCACTTCACAGATCATAAAGGCTGCCACGCTAGGTAAGTTCGCTGATATCTGGTTGCCCGATGGTACTGTCAAGTCTTTGTCTATTGAGGGGGCTGCGAAGTTACAAGGCTTTCCTGACTGGTACAAATTTCCCAACGAAACTGCTACGGCTGGGTCAATTATTGGCTATTCCGTGCCTCCCAGTTTTGCAACTCAATTATTCATGTCGGCACAAAGTCCAGTTGAAAGCTGCAATTGTATGACTAACCGATGGACTAAACTTAGAACAGTGCTGGTACATCTCCCCGCCTTGGGGTAA
- a CDS encoding DNA cytosine methyltransferase: MNAKTHHHNFSKYGCRIIQLTVQEVAQSGFIGFPLSPDYLHASPVCANASLAHTAKAGKGGETTDDLTAASAVAEAIRQLQPRVFTLENVPRYQNSQSFSIILSALELEGYSVNYSVVNMADFGLPQARRRLVLVASKGFYVALPSGAKPCGWYEAIAHLIPTMTDSHLLPKQQQALEKFLAGNAPTPLLIEPDFSRYLLD, translated from the coding sequence GTGAACGCCAAAACCCATCACCACAACTTCAGCAAGTATGGCTGTAGAATAATCCAGCTAACAGTGCAAGAAGTAGCACAGTCAGGATTCATAGGTTTTCCCCTAAGCCCCGATTACCTCCATGCCTCCCCAGTATGCGCCAACGCAAGCCTTGCCCACACAGCTAAAGCGGGTAAGGGCGGCGAAACTACCGATGACCTGACGGCTGCGAGCGCAGTTGCTGAAGCCATTCGGCAGTTGCAGCCACGGGTGTTTACGCTGGAGAATGTGCCGCGCTATCAGAACAGCCAGAGTTTCAGTATCATCCTGTCAGCTTTGGAACTTGAGGGGTACTCGGTCAATTACAGCGTGGTCAACATGGCTGATTTTGGACTGCCCCAGGCGCGGCGGCGGTTAGTCCTGGTTGCAAGTAAAGGGTTTTACGTTGCCTTACCTTCGGGAGCTAAACCTTGTGGTTGGTACGAGGCGATCGCGCATCTCATCCCCACCATGACTGATTCACATCTGCTACCTAAACAGCAACAAGCTTTGGAGAAATTTTTAGCCGGGAATGCGCCAACACCACTGTTGATTGAACCTGACTTTTCCCGTTATCTCCTTGATTGA